The Chrysemys picta bellii isolate R12L10 chromosome 12, ASM1138683v2, whole genome shotgun sequence genome has a segment encoding these proteins:
- the LOC101944630 gene encoding olfactory receptor 14A16-like, translating into MSNRTMVTEFLLLGFSDVAELQILHFVVFLVLYLISLLGNLLIITAIALDHHLHTPMYFFLMNLSILDLGAISVTIPKSMANSLMNTRSISYSGCVAQVFLLVFFASADFAILTVMAYDRYVAICQPLHYERVMNRRACVQMAASAWISVILYSAVHTGNTFAISFCGGNVVDQFFCEVPELLKLACSDSDLSEVGFLIFSVCLVSSCFIFITVSYVQIFTTVLRIPSEQGRHKAFSTCLPHLIVVSLFICTGIFAYLKPTSISPSVLNLLVTVLYSVLPPMMNPIIYSMRNKELKDALSKLIGWRLFSKNKMSIFLLQ; encoded by the coding sequence atgtccaaccgaaccatggtgactgaattccttctcctgggattctctgatgttgcggaactgcagattttacactttgtggtgtttctagtgCTTTACCTGATATCCCTGCTGGGAAACCTTCTCATTATCACAGCCATAGCCCttgaccaccaccttcacacccccatgtacttcttcctgatgaatctatCCATCCTAGACCTCGGCGCCATCTCTGTGaccatccccaaatccatggccaattccctcatgaacaccagatcaatttcttattctggatgtgttgcccaagtctttCTCCTCGTCTTCTTCGCTTCAGCAGATTTTGCCATATTGACCGTCATGGCGTATGATCGATATgttgccatctgccaaccactgcactatgagagaGTGATGAACAgaagagcttgtgtccaaatggcagccagtgcctggatcagtgtTATTCTCTACTCTGCAGTACACACTGGAAACACATTTGCAATATCCTTCTGTGGAGGCAAtgtggtggatcagttcttctgtgaagtCCCTGAGCTActcaagctcgcctgctctgactcagacctcagtgaagtcGGGTTTCTCATCTTTAGTGTGTGCTTAGTCTCAAGCTGCTTTATTTTCATAactgtgtcatatgttcagatcttcaccacagtgctgagaatcccctctgagcagggacgccataaagccttctccacctgcctccctcacctcattgtggtctccttGTTTATTTGCACTGGGATCTTTGCCTACTTGAAACCCACCTCCATCTCTCCATCAGTTCTGAATCTCCTGGTGACTGTTCTCTATTCTGTGTTGCCACCAATGATGAATccgatcatctacagcatgagaaACAAGGAGCTCAAAGATGCACTGAGTAAACTGATAGGTTGGAGGTTATTCTCTAAGaataaaatgtccatatttctccTTCAGTAA